In Candidatus Hadarchaeales archaeon, one DNA window encodes the following:
- a CDS encoding class I SAM-dependent methyltransferase family protein, with the protein MGSLREELREILTEEELAKLRAFDLVGDIGILRLPPELLPKKREIGEALLRVHRHLKTVLLQVSPVRGEFRTRRLEVIAGEPKTETVYRESGCIFKVDLDKVYFSPRLAYERMRIAKQVREGEEVTNLFAGVGCYSIVIAKHSGARRIYSIDKNPEAFKLMCENIRMNRVGEKVLPFLGDAREVVSSHLRRRADRVLMPLPEGARGFLDTALEALKEEGGIVHFYDMGEEPDPFSPSLKFLEEEVGKRGWELEVLDKRRIRSYGVRLYHVVLDLLLRPKR; encoded by the coding sequence ATGGGTAGCCTAAGGGAGGAGTTGAGGGAAATCCTCACGGAAGAAGAATTGGCGAAGCTCAGGGCTTTCGACTTGGTGGGAGACATCGGGATCCTCAGGTTACCTCCCGAACTCCTTCCAAAGAAAAGGGAAATAGGGGAGGCCCTCTTGAGGGTTCACCGTCATCTGAAAACAGTGCTTCTCCAGGTCTCTCCCGTCAGGGGAGAGTTTAGGACCAGGAGGCTAGAAGTGATTGCCGGGGAGCCCAAGACGGAGACCGTATACAGGGAGAGTGGATGCATCTTCAAGGTGGACTTGGACAAGGTTTACTTTTCTCCCCGCTTGGCATACGAAAGGATGAGGATAGCCAAACAGGTGAGGGAAGGAGAAGAAGTAACCAATCTTTTCGCCGGAGTGGGATGTTATTCTATCGTCATCGCGAAACACTCCGGTGCGAGGAGGATATATTCCATAGATAAGAATCCTGAGGCCTTCAAGCTCATGTGTGAGAACATCAGAATGAATAGGGTTGGGGAAAAAGTCCTCCCCTTCCTCGGGGATGCCAGGGAAGTGGTTTCCTCGCATCTTCGGAGGAGGGCCGATAGGGTGCTCATGCCCTTGCCCGAGGGTGCCAGGGGGTTCTTGGATACGGCCTTGGAGGCCCTGAAGGAAGAAGGGGGGATCGTTCATTTCTATGACATGGGAGAGGAACCCGATCCCTTCTCCCCTTCCCTCAAGTTCTTGGAGGAAGAGGTGGGAAAAAGGGGGTGGGAGTTGGAAGTACTTGACAAGCGCCGGATAAGATCCT
- the nifB gene encoding nitrogenase cofactor biosynthesis protein NifB has product MGEKVSWDPSQLRRIKEHPCFSKEALHLFGRIHLPVAPRCNIQCNYCVREFDCVNESRPGVASKVLTPRQALQRLEEVVKRHPWIKVVAIAGPGEPLFNEETFKTFRLVKRRFPRLHRCLSTNGLLLPDRMGDLMEVGIGTLTVTINALDPKIGAEIYAWVLYEGKKYTGEEGARLLIRNQLKGVEEAVKNGIVVKVNTVIIPTVNDQHVMEVAKRIGRMGVYKQNLIPLIPQFKFSHLSPPSPQEKARLQKLCSRYVDQMIHCRQCRADAVGKLGKDLKCYMK; this is encoded by the coding sequence ATGGGGGAAAAGGTCTCCTGGGATCCATCCCAGCTACGCAGGATCAAGGAGCATCCTTGTTTCAGCAAGGAGGCCCTTCACCTTTTCGGGAGAATCCATCTCCCCGTGGCACCCAGATGTAACATACAATGTAACTACTGTGTAAGGGAGTTCGATTGTGTCAACGAATCAAGGCCAGGAGTAGCGAGTAAAGTACTCACCCCCAGACAGGCCCTTCAAAGATTGGAGGAGGTGGTTAAGAGGCATCCCTGGATAAAGGTGGTGGCGATAGCAGGGCCAGGGGAACCCCTTTTCAACGAGGAAACCTTCAAGACCTTCAGATTGGTGAAAAGAAGGTTCCCACGCTTACATCGTTGCCTCAGCACGAATGGTCTTCTTCTGCCCGATAGGATGGGGGATCTGATGGAGGTGGGGATAGGGACCCTCACCGTGACCATCAACGCCTTAGATCCCAAGATAGGGGCGGAGATTTACGCCTGGGTACTGTACGAGGGCAAGAAATATACTGGAGAAGAGGGTGCTAGGTTGCTCATAAGGAATCAGCTCAAAGGGGTGGAGGAAGCCGTGAAAAACGGGATAGTGGTAAAGGTGAACACGGTCATCATTCCTACCGTGAACGACCAGCATGTAATGGAAGTGGCCAAAAGGATAGGGAGGATGGGTGTCTATAAGCAGAACCTCATCCCCCTCATCCCACAATTCAAATTCTCCCATCTCTCCCCTCCTTCTCCACAGGAGAAAGCCAGGCTGCAGAAGCTCTGCTCTAGGTATGTGGATCAAATGATCCATTGTAGACAATGCAGGGCAGACGCGGTAGGAAAACTTGGAAAAGACTTGAAGTGCTACATGAAGTGA
- the twy1 gene encoding 4-demethylwyosine synthase TYW1 has protein sequence MQGSLQERLKRFEELYLRQGYRLVGRNSAVKICLWTKKSLLGKGECYKSKFYGISSWRCLQFTPSLFHCTHQCLFCWRKVEATLEPHEELPPDDPREVVERAILAQRELLSGFKGNPKVNLSKWEEAQLPRHAAISLAGEPTLYPLLTPLLEEFHRRGFTTFLVSNGTMPERLKELGVEPTQLYLTLPAPDEATYSMVCRPRIPDGWKKLNLSLELLSSFSCRKVLRLTLVRGLNLKDPEGYAKLIEKASPDYVEPKGYFPVGYSRQRLGPSLMPTHQEIRSFAEELEKLTNYRIADEVPVSSVVLMKR, from the coding sequence ATGCAGGGATCCCTGCAGGAAAGGCTCAAAAGGTTTGAAGAGCTCTATCTGAGGCAGGGTTACAGGCTCGTAGGCAGGAATTCTGCCGTGAAGATTTGTTTGTGGACCAAAAAGAGCCTGCTGGGAAAAGGCGAATGTTATAAGTCCAAGTTTTACGGCATTTCTTCTTGGCGCTGTCTTCAGTTTACCCCCTCCCTCTTCCACTGCACCCATCAGTGCCTCTTTTGCTGGAGAAAGGTGGAAGCTACCCTCGAGCCGCACGAAGAGCTTCCTCCAGACGATCCAAGAGAAGTTGTGGAGAGGGCTATCCTAGCCCAGAGGGAACTTCTGAGTGGTTTCAAGGGTAATCCAAAAGTGAACCTTTCCAAGTGGGAGGAAGCACAACTCCCAAGGCACGCTGCTATAAGCTTGGCAGGGGAGCCTACCCTCTATCCCCTACTCACCCCCCTACTGGAAGAATTCCATCGAAGGGGCTTTACCACTTTTCTGGTAAGTAACGGGACTATGCCTGAAAGATTAAAAGAGTTGGGAGTAGAACCCACCCAACTCTATCTAACCCTTCCCGCCCCAGACGAAGCCACCTATTCGATGGTTTGTAGACCCAGAATACCCGATGGATGGAAAAAACTTAATTTGAGCCTAGAGTTACTTTCTTCTTTTTCTTGTAGAAAAGTACTGAGACTAACCCTCGTGAGGGGTCTGAATTTAAAAGATCCTGAAGGTTATGCCAAGTTGATAGAAAAAGCAAGCCCTGATTACGTAGAACCCAAAGGGTACTTTCCGGTAGGATATTCCAGACAGAGGTTGGGGCCCTCCCTAATGCCCACCCACCAGGAAATAAGATCTTTCGCCGAGGAACTCGAAAAATTAACAAATTATAGGATCGCAGACGAAGTACCTGTGAGCTCCGTGGTTTTGATGAAAAGGTAA